Proteins co-encoded in one Luteolibacter sp. Y139 genomic window:
- a CDS encoding beta strand repeat-containing protein codes for MKPTKINRRAILSASSVAIIYTGISAPVALAANWLNTGTADWNTATNWSTGRVPIKTGFNDQAVIITNTGAIATISANISATPTDILVGNGAGISGRVDHTAGTAQSGTGNWIKVGNNGGTGVYNLANTAVVGTGISGFAQGTGSLTAGATGNFGQIRVGAGDGGTGNTGTFNMNTTGSITAAQVHVGATTNSNGRFNLESGTITSNGDIYVGNANAGGSGRLDISAGTVTSTGWMKVGHNGGSGIINLANTGTTGGTLTGFGLSSGSMNVSGNYRLGGGDAGSGGSGTMNMNTSGTLTVTGPLHVGTQASTGVLNLDSGTIAVANSFFIGNAASATGTVNISGGTLNKTNNATAFAVGNGGGGTLSQTGGAITVNGEFWVGSTSTATYTMSGGTLSSDTWFVVGRNGSGVGTLNMSGGTITKGGSNNVVIGADSATANGTVAMTGGLFNVTGGITVVGNNGGIGALTLSNTAEFRTTQLVLATGTGTGTANFNGGTLEVGTITRTAGTGNAYFNGTKIVPKADSATFISNLSTAEIQGGGLKIDSSGKSLVVPQELSGTGTLIKSGAGTLALSGVNAAFTGSVSVNGGTLAIEAAKYGGANYTVADSAALKVSSITNFDVRELNSLTLGSSGATTLSFDLGNELDNPYYAPLKVASLALNGPVTINIADSNITLGSIPLVEYTSKSGSGSVLVTPGSLPNGVTATVVDNGTGLISLQVTGLAQPKWDATVNGIWDTSTVNWLNAGSPTAYTNGRVTQFDDGVTGLTQGDVTLNIGVTPTSLTFDNTLVPYTLNGTGSINGTTGVLKRGTASLVLNTTNGYTGVTELKGGTTSISSIANAGSPSSIGAASASAANLLLTGGSLTYTGSSTTTDRGFTLGAIDTAITTTADIRFDGEVVSNPTSNLIKTGAGKLGFGGTAAKAIGTVNKGLRIYEGTVSFTGTGANSVAAELWLGNPASTINSALEVTNSNLTTGNWIAIGIGNGSTGLHSDVTFTGSTITANGGGISLGYDGGVVGYSAISSLTMNNSTFSGPTGNFGESNGATINVTLNGTSALNLQQVNVGINSGSIGTMVMKDSSTATVTNRVYVGGNAGSVGNLTVQDSASITLPGEQEFRVGSGGQGTVTQTGGTITGNGWMAIGRVAGGSGTLSISGGTFTQAAAARFMHVGELGSGTLTISGTGSFVAASTTGLLIGDAADSSGTVNLNGGTLTANAILDSASGTSAFNFNGGLLKAGSAANAVFMNGVDTVTVKSGGGVIDSDGHDITINPSLLDGGTGGGLTKQGAGILSLAGTNTYTGNTTVNGGTLTLSASGQLRFVIGANGVSNKVTGTGSVQLDGSFNIDTTAANTTAGNSWTLVDVGSLTETYGGTFSVAGFTNSSGVWTKTAGGNLWTFTQSTGVLTVQVATGGYSSWAATNAGGQTESQDYDGDGVQNGIEYFMGQTGSGFTANPSVVAGQITWPKSAGFSGTYRVETSTNLTSWTDVTGSAVDNGSSVSYTLPTGNAKLFVHLLVTPN; via the coding sequence ATGAAGCCCACGAAAATAAACCGCCGAGCAATCCTTTCCGCGTCCTCCGTCGCCATCATTTACACCGGGATCTCGGCACCCGTTGCCTTGGCTGCCAACTGGCTCAATACCGGCACCGCGGATTGGAACACGGCGACCAACTGGAGCACGGGCCGCGTGCCCATCAAGACCGGCTTCAACGATCAGGCGGTGATCATCACCAACACGGGTGCGATCGCCACCATTTCAGCGAACATTTCGGCAACCCCGACGGACATTCTGGTCGGCAACGGCGCCGGAATCAGTGGCCGGGTGGACCACACTGCAGGCACGGCGCAGAGCGGTACCGGGAACTGGATCAAAGTCGGCAACAATGGCGGCACCGGCGTTTACAACCTGGCCAATACCGCCGTGGTGGGTACGGGCATCTCCGGATTCGCCCAAGGCACCGGCAGCTTGACGGCGGGTGCCACCGGGAATTTCGGCCAGATCCGCGTGGGGGCGGGAGATGGTGGCACGGGCAATACCGGCACCTTCAACATGAACACTACCGGCTCCATCACCGCCGCTCAGGTCCATGTGGGTGCAACCACCAATAGCAATGGACGCTTCAATCTCGAAAGTGGCACGATCACCAGCAACGGCGATATTTATGTGGGCAATGCTAACGCCGGTGGCAGCGGAAGACTTGATATCTCGGCTGGCACCGTCACCAGCACCGGCTGGATGAAAGTGGGCCACAATGGTGGATCAGGCATCATCAACCTCGCCAACACCGGAACGACCGGCGGCACTCTCACGGGATTCGGCCTGAGCTCGGGAAGCATGAATGTCTCGGGGAACTACCGTCTCGGCGGTGGTGATGCCGGCTCGGGCGGCTCCGGGACGATGAACATGAACACTTCGGGAACGCTCACCGTCACCGGGCCGCTCCATGTCGGCACCCAGGCTAGCACCGGTGTGCTGAACCTCGATAGTGGCACGATTGCCGTCGCCAACTCATTCTTCATCGGCAACGCCGCCAGCGCGACCGGAACGGTCAACATCTCGGGTGGTACCCTGAACAAGACGAACAACGCCACTGCATTTGCGGTGGGGAACGGAGGTGGCGGCACCCTGAGCCAGACGGGCGGGGCGATCACCGTGAACGGCGAGTTCTGGGTGGGCTCCACCTCGACCGCCACCTACACCATGAGCGGAGGAACGCTCAGCTCCGACACGTGGTTCGTGGTCGGACGCAACGGAAGCGGCGTGGGAACCCTCAACATGAGCGGCGGGACGATCACCAAGGGTGGATCGAACAACGTGGTGATCGGTGCCGATAGCGCCACCGCCAATGGAACCGTCGCGATGACCGGCGGCCTGTTCAATGTGACCGGTGGTATCACGGTGGTCGGTAACAATGGCGGGATCGGAGCCTTGACCCTGTCGAACACGGCGGAGTTCCGCACCACCCAGCTGGTCCTTGCGACGGGCACTGGTACGGGCACGGCAAACTTCAACGGAGGCACCCTCGAGGTGGGCACGATTACCCGAACCGCCGGCACCGGAAATGCCTATTTCAACGGCACCAAGATCGTGCCCAAGGCGGACTCCGCCACTTTCATCAGCAACCTGTCCACCGCTGAAATCCAGGGCGGCGGCCTGAAGATCGACAGCAGCGGCAAGTCTCTCGTGGTTCCCCAGGAACTGAGCGGCACAGGAACTCTCATCAAGTCCGGCGCTGGTACCCTGGCACTCAGTGGTGTCAACGCGGCCTTTACCGGCAGCGTCTCGGTCAACGGTGGTACGCTGGCGATCGAAGCCGCCAAATACGGCGGTGCGAACTACACGGTCGCGGATTCGGCTGCACTCAAGGTTTCCTCCATCACCAATTTCGACGTTCGCGAATTGAACTCGCTGACCTTGGGCTCCAGTGGAGCTACCACGCTGAGCTTCGATCTCGGGAACGAACTCGACAATCCATACTATGCTCCGCTCAAGGTGGCATCGCTGGCTCTCAACGGCCCGGTCACGATCAATATCGCGGACAGCAACATCACCCTCGGCAGCATCCCGCTCGTGGAGTATACCTCCAAGTCCGGCTCCGGAAGCGTCTTGGTCACGCCCGGCTCTCTTCCCAATGGAGTCACGGCAACCGTGGTTGATAACGGCACGGGTCTGATTTCGCTGCAAGTCACCGGCCTCGCCCAGCCCAAATGGGATGCCACCGTCAACGGCATCTGGGACACCTCCACGGTCAACTGGCTCAACGCGGGAAGCCCGACGGCCTACACCAACGGACGGGTCACGCAGTTCGACGATGGTGTCACCGGCCTGACCCAAGGCGACGTGACCCTGAACATCGGCGTCACGCCGACGTCGCTGACCTTCGACAACACCCTGGTGCCCTACACGCTCAACGGCACTGGAAGCATCAACGGCACCACGGGAGTCCTGAAACGGGGAACCGCATCCCTGGTGCTCAATACCACCAACGGCTACACCGGCGTCACCGAGCTCAAGGGCGGCACCACCTCGATCAGCAGTATCGCCAACGCTGGCAGCCCGAGCTCCATCGGTGCGGCTTCCGCGAGCGCTGCCAACCTCCTCCTCACCGGAGGCAGCCTCACCTACACCGGTTCCTCCACCACCACCGATCGCGGCTTCACGCTCGGGGCGATCGACACGGCCATCACCACTACGGCTGACATCCGCTTCGATGGTGAGGTCGTTTCCAATCCGACCTCCAACCTGATCAAGACCGGCGCGGGCAAGCTCGGCTTCGGCGGCACCGCGGCGAAGGCCATCGGCACCGTCAACAAGGGTCTCCGGATCTATGAAGGCACGGTTTCCTTCACCGGTACCGGCGCGAACAGCGTGGCGGCCGAGCTGTGGCTCGGTAATCCGGCTTCCACGATCAACTCCGCGCTTGAGGTCACTAACTCGAACCTCACCACTGGAAACTGGATCGCCATTGGCATCGGAAACGGAAGCACTGGACTTCACTCTGATGTGACCTTTACCGGCTCCACCATCACCGCCAATGGCGGTGGCATTTCGCTCGGATACGACGGCGGGGTTGTTGGCTACTCGGCGATCTCCTCGCTGACGATGAACAATTCCACGTTCAGCGGGCCGACCGGAAACTTCGGCGAGAGCAATGGTGCCACGATCAACGTGACCCTGAACGGAACTTCCGCCCTCAACCTCCAGCAGGTGAACGTCGGCATCAACAGCGGCTCCATCGGAACGATGGTGATGAAGGACAGCTCCACGGCCACCGTCACGAACCGTGTGTATGTCGGAGGAAATGCCGGCTCGGTCGGCAATCTGACCGTGCAGGACTCGGCTTCGATCACTCTCCCAGGCGAGCAGGAATTCCGGGTCGGAAGCGGGGGTCAGGGAACCGTCACGCAGACCGGCGGCACAATCACCGGCAACGGCTGGATGGCCATCGGGCGCGTTGCTGGCGGCAGCGGCACGCTTTCGATTTCCGGCGGCACGTTCACACAGGCTGCGGCCGCTCGTTTCATGCACGTCGGCGAATTGGGAAGCGGCACGCTGACCATCTCGGGCACCGGTTCCTTTGTCGCGGCATCCACCACCGGTCTCCTGATCGGGGACGCAGCGGACAGCAGTGGCACCGTGAACCTCAACGGCGGCACGCTTACCGCCAATGCCATCCTCGACAGCGCCTCGGGCACCAGCGCCTTCAACTTCAATGGAGGACTGCTCAAGGCTGGCTCCGCGGCGAACGCCGTCTTCATGAATGGCGTCGACACCGTGACCGTCAAGTCCGGCGGCGGGGTCATCGACTCGGATGGCCATGACATCACCATTAATCCGTCACTGCTCGATGGCGGCACGGGTGGCGGGCTGACCAAGCAGGGGGCGGGCATCCTTTCCCTTGCTGGAACCAACACCTACACCGGGAACACCACCGTCAACGGTGGGACGCTCACCCTGTCTGCTTCAGGCCAGCTGCGATTTGTCATCGGGGCGAACGGCGTCAGCAACAAGGTGACGGGAACGGGTTCGGTGCAATTGGATGGCAGCTTCAACATCGACACCACCGCGGCCAACACGACCGCTGGCAACAGCTGGACGCTCGTGGACGTGGGATCGCTCACCGAAACCTACGGTGGCACCTTCAGCGTCGCTGGCTTCACTAATAGCTCCGGCGTCTGGACCAAGACTGCCGGTGGAAACCTGTGGACCTTCACCCAGAGCACTGGCGTCCTGACCGTCCAGGTGGCGACTGGCGGATACAGCTCATGGGCTGCGACCAATGCCGGTGGGCAGACGGAAAGCCAGGACTATGACGGCGACGGGGTGCAGAACGGCATCGAGTACTTCATGGGTCAAACGGGATCCGGGTTCACCGCGAATCCAAGCGTGGTGGCTGGTCAGATCACCTGGCCGAAGTCCGCGGGCTTCAGTGGCACCTACCGCGTCGAAACCTCCACCAATCTCACTAGCTGGACCGACGTGACCGGTTCCGCGGTGGATAATGGAAGCTCGGTTTCCTACACGCTGCCCACGGGCAACGCCAAGCTGTTCGTTCATCTCCTGGTGACTCCGAACTGA
- a CDS encoding FAD-dependent oxidoreductase, whose translation MQKPISTIVVLGAGSAGLLAALTLKKKLPAMVTVRILRSPRIGIIGVGEGTTPNFPSFLFDYLKLDQERFFREVHPVWKRGIHFIWGPRGEFPYAFGNHYSVSDTGFSRSNGFYSWEKPYESGFIGRLMQQRKVFLPDENNQPRIDDSYGFHLENPRLVAWLEGEAKRAGVTITDAEITDAARDGEHITHLTLEDGGTVQADFYVDASGFRSELLRGILEEPFESFADSLICDRAVVGGWERQEGDPIQPFTTAETMPAGWSWRIDHRHHVNRGYVYSSAFTSDEEAERVFRERNPLVKQTRVVPFISGHYRRSWVGNVCAVGNSAGFVEPMEATALMVLCMELRALAASLLEGRLEVRQTLADLYNRFSASVWEEIRSFLMIHYKFNTLMDTPFWKHCHELPLSPDAARMVTFYQENGPSSFAHDMLLPRASQFGIEGWWALLVGQRVPWKNQPVSPQERQRWAERQLRLERAVQMSLTTEQALAIVDDPAYWQAAATSQVA comes from the coding sequence ATGCAGAAACCCATCTCCACCATCGTCGTCCTGGGCGCGGGATCCGCAGGACTGCTAGCCGCCTTGACCTTGAAGAAGAAGCTGCCGGCAATGGTGACGGTGCGGATTCTGCGCAGTCCCCGCATCGGCATCATCGGCGTCGGCGAAGGCACCACGCCGAACTTCCCGTCCTTTTTGTTCGACTACCTGAAGCTCGATCAAGAGCGGTTCTTTCGCGAAGTGCATCCCGTCTGGAAGCGCGGCATCCATTTCATCTGGGGACCCCGCGGTGAGTTCCCCTATGCCTTCGGGAATCACTACAGCGTCTCGGACACCGGCTTCAGCCGGTCCAATGGCTTTTATTCGTGGGAGAAGCCCTACGAATCCGGCTTCATCGGCCGTCTCATGCAGCAGCGAAAGGTATTCCTGCCGGATGAAAACAACCAGCCCAGGATCGATGATTCATACGGCTTTCATCTGGAGAATCCCCGCCTCGTTGCTTGGCTGGAAGGCGAAGCCAAGCGGGCCGGCGTGACGATCACCGATGCGGAAATCACCGATGCTGCCCGGGATGGCGAACACATCACTCATCTCACGCTCGAAGATGGCGGCACCGTACAGGCGGACTTCTACGTGGATGCCTCAGGCTTCCGCAGCGAACTCTTGCGCGGCATCTTGGAAGAGCCCTTCGAATCCTTCGCTGACAGCCTGATCTGCGACCGTGCGGTGGTGGGCGGTTGGGAACGTCAGGAGGGCGATCCCATCCAGCCATTCACCACGGCCGAGACCATGCCCGCGGGATGGAGCTGGCGGATCGATCACCGGCACCACGTCAACCGCGGCTACGTCTACTCCTCCGCCTTCACCAGCGACGAGGAGGCCGAGCGCGTCTTCCGGGAGCGGAATCCCTTGGTGAAACAGACGCGTGTGGTTCCCTTTATCTCCGGTCATTACCGACGGTCGTGGGTGGGAAACGTCTGCGCCGTCGGCAACTCCGCCGGATTTGTGGAACCCATGGAAGCCACCGCGCTGATGGTGCTCTGCATGGAGCTGCGCGCTCTGGCCGCCAGTCTGTTAGAGGGCCGGCTGGAAGTGAGACAAACCTTGGCTGATCTCTACAACCGTTTCTCTGCAAGCGTCTGGGAGGAAATCCGTTCCTTCCTGATGATCCACTACAAGTTCAATACGCTGATGGACACGCCGTTCTGGAAGCACTGCCATGAACTACCCCTGTCGCCGGACGCCGCCCGCATGGTGACCTTCTACCAGGAGAACGGCCCGAGTTCATTCGCGCACGATATGCTCCTGCCCCGTGCCTCCCAATTCGGCATCGAAGGCTGGTGGGCACTACTCGTCGGACAACGCGTGCCGTGGAAAAACCAACCGGTCTCACCTCAGGAGCGCCAACGCTGGGCAGAGCGCCAGCTACGGCTCGAGCGGGCAGTGCAAATGTCACTCACCACCGAACAGGCGCTCGCGATCGTTGACGACCCCGCCTATTGGCAGGCAGCCGCAACATCGCAGGTTGCTTAG
- a CDS encoding serine/threonine protein kinase encodes MNEESHHDEEISGAIMEVALSLDDPTARQAFLERVFMNNEAEKEEMTLLLKATDEAATFFLEAREQRANLTATILSETQQGRPPGPRRFIDGDAPPEKLGPYRLIARLGEGGGGVVYEAEQEHPIRRRVALKIVRMDVENKSALARFDIERQALAMMDHPNIAKVFDAGTTPSGRPYFAMELVTGEPITNYCNHRQLDCVARLELFVLVCNAIQHAHQKGVIHRDIKPSNVIVTLQDGVHVPKIIDFGIAKSETGESITAHDQFFGTPAYMSPEQVALTGIDVDTRSDIFSLGVLLYELLTGSTPLDRSTCPDLSFSQIRKSLLTWEMLRPSEHLAKLAPEKLRSLADERGTQPAGLTGYVKGDLDWIVMMALEKNRMRRYQTANGLGVDIKRFLTQQPIAAHPPSKTYVLAKFVRRNRLAFGTSVLLVTLLVGGLATTATLYERERSAAVEQLRLKNEAQAARHEESRLRVEADARSNVARIAFLLDQGLIDEADALRQRYPLTSIEPSLEAAAVFRSLGDWNAEHGRWTQALQCYQLLRQANLSGAPQKILNGQDLMAITAALLKKEPNRYPEFRDEMLRTYAPAVGTVNAEHLLKVCLVHQADSRILGALRPDVDTLGDPRSATFPAWTALSLSLYQLRNGDCGHALRTCQFGLTSPERKSSCEASLEAVSALTLARMGSVGPAKEAFARARDLAKRCDGKDFQRGVPVGPCWFDWEIAELLIKEAGLRVQALSR; translated from the coding sequence GTGAACGAAGAAAGCCATCACGACGAGGAGATCAGCGGGGCGATCATGGAGGTCGCACTCTCGCTGGACGATCCGACCGCGCGACAGGCTTTCCTCGAGCGGGTCTTCATGAACAACGAGGCTGAGAAGGAGGAAATGACCCTCCTCCTCAAGGCGACCGACGAGGCGGCAACGTTCTTCCTCGAGGCTCGCGAACAGCGGGCCAACCTCACCGCAACGATCCTCTCCGAAACACAGCAAGGTCGCCCACCCGGACCGCGCCGCTTCATCGATGGCGATGCGCCACCGGAGAAACTCGGCCCTTACCGATTGATCGCCCGGCTCGGTGAAGGTGGCGGCGGCGTGGTCTACGAGGCCGAGCAGGAACACCCGATCCGCCGGCGTGTCGCCCTCAAGATCGTCCGCATGGACGTCGAGAACAAGAGCGCGCTGGCACGCTTCGACATCGAGCGCCAGGCACTCGCGATGATGGATCACCCGAACATCGCGAAGGTCTTCGACGCAGGCACCACGCCTTCGGGGAGGCCTTACTTCGCGATGGAGTTGGTCACCGGCGAGCCCATCACGAACTACTGCAACCACCGCCAACTGGATTGCGTGGCTCGTCTCGAACTCTTCGTTCTCGTCTGCAATGCCATCCAGCACGCTCACCAGAAGGGCGTCATCCACCGCGACATCAAGCCGTCGAACGTTATCGTCACGCTTCAGGACGGCGTACACGTCCCGAAGATCATCGACTTCGGCATCGCCAAATCCGAGACGGGCGAATCGATCACCGCGCACGACCAGTTCTTCGGAACCCCGGCGTACATGAGTCCCGAGCAGGTGGCCCTCACTGGCATCGACGTGGACACCCGGAGCGACATTTTCAGCCTCGGCGTCCTGCTCTACGAGCTCCTAACAGGTTCCACCCCGCTCGATCGCTCGACCTGTCCCGACCTCAGCTTTTCCCAGATCCGCAAGTCGCTGCTCACTTGGGAAATGCTCCGCCCTTCCGAGCACCTCGCGAAGCTCGCCCCGGAAAAGCTGCGTTCGCTTGCGGACGAGCGGGGCACGCAGCCGGCTGGCCTCACCGGCTACGTGAAAGGCGATCTCGACTGGATCGTGATGATGGCACTCGAGAAGAACCGGATGCGCCGCTACCAGACCGCCAACGGCCTGGGCGTCGATATCAAGCGCTTCCTGACCCAACAGCCGATCGCCGCGCATCCGCCATCGAAGACCTACGTGCTCGCCAAGTTCGTCCGCCGGAATCGCCTGGCATTCGGCACCTCGGTTCTGCTCGTGACCTTGCTCGTCGGAGGCCTCGCCACCACCGCCACGCTCTATGAACGCGAGCGCTCGGCCGCGGTCGAGCAGCTCCGGCTCAAGAACGAAGCCCAGGCGGCACGCCATGAAGAAAGCCGCCTCCGCGTTGAAGCGGATGCGAGGTCGAATGTCGCCCGCATTGCCTTCCTGCTCGATCAGGGCCTCATTGATGAAGCGGACGCGCTGCGCCAGCGGTATCCCCTCACCTCGATCGAGCCATCGCTCGAAGCAGCGGCGGTGTTCCGCTCACTCGGCGACTGGAACGCCGAGCACGGCCGCTGGACCCAGGCACTCCAGTGCTATCAGCTCCTGCGACAGGCCAATCTTTCCGGGGCCCCTCAGAAGATCCTGAACGGACAGGATCTGATGGCCATCACCGCGGCACTGCTCAAGAAGGAGCCTAACAGGTATCCGGAGTTTCGCGATGAAATGCTGAGGACCTATGCGCCTGCCGTTGGCACCGTCAACGCGGAGCATCTGCTGAAGGTCTGCCTGGTTCATCAGGCGGACTCAAGAATCCTCGGAGCTCTCCGTCCCGACGTGGACACGCTGGGCGATCCACGCAGCGCCACATTCCCCGCTTGGACGGCACTCTCCCTCTCGCTGTACCAGCTCCGCAACGGAGACTGCGGCCATGCCCTCAGAACCTGCCAGTTCGGCCTAACCAGCCCGGAACGCAAGAGCTCGTGCGAGGCCTCGCTCGAAGCAGTCTCCGCCCTGACCCTCGCGAGGATGGGTAGCGTCGGGCCGGCGAAGGAAGCATTCGCCCGCGCTCGCGATCTGGCGAAGCGCTGCGATGGCAAGGACTTCCAGCGCGGAGTGCCGGTCGGCCCGTGCTGGTTCGACTGGGAGATCGCGGAGCTGTTGATCAAGGAAGCGGGCCTGAGGGTTCAGGCTCTCTCGCGCTGA
- a CDS encoding serine/threonine protein kinase, whose amino-acid sequence MNANGHDEEISSAILEVALSLDDPDARRAFLDRVFENRDAARHEMTRLLEATDGAATFFLEAREERAQVTANILSETKPPSTLPARFPDEESMPEKLGPYRLISRLGEGGGGVVYEAEQEHPIRRRVALKIVRMDAENPGALVRFDIERQALALMDHPNIAKVFEAGTTPSGKPFFAMELVTGEPIVRYCNRHKLDCVARLELFVLVCNAIQHAHQKGVIHRDIKPSNILVTLQDGTHVPKIIDFGIAKSSGVTRGEAITAHDQFFGTPAYMSPEQVALTGIDVDTRSDIFSLGVLLYELLTGATPIDRSTTAEPTFSQIRKSLLTWETLRPSEIISKLPPENLRTLAAERSTDSSSLVSFVKGDLDWIVMMALEKNRMRRYQTANGLATDIKRFLTHQPIAARPPSGAYVLTKFVQRNRFAFGAGVLLVMLLITGLAITAAMYESERKTAIEQLRLKNEAQAARNQESRLRKQADARSNVARAAFLLDQGRIDEADALRRDYPLESIEPSLEAAAVFRSLGDWNSEHGRWNQSHQCFQLLRQANRQDNAQKILQGDDLMAISAALLREDAAQYREFRDEMMDRYTPAEGQQKAEHLLKVCLLQPADSAILEKLRKDVDTMGDPRKTPCPAWSSLSLSLYCLRNGDYDEALDACEMGITSPECKSSCQASLEAVAAMAHANAGHADLAGISLRKARDIVRNCDGKDFERGKPIRPYWFDWAIAELLTKEAGERVETASR is encoded by the coding sequence ATGAACGCGAACGGCCACGACGAGGAAATCAGCAGCGCCATTCTGGAAGTTGCCCTCTCGTTGGACGATCCGGATGCGCGCCGGGCTTTCCTCGATCGCGTCTTCGAGAACCGTGATGCCGCCAGGCACGAGATGACGAGGCTCCTCGAAGCCACCGATGGCGCGGCAACCTTCTTCCTCGAAGCCCGTGAAGAGCGAGCCCAGGTCACCGCGAATATCCTATCCGAAACCAAGCCCCCCTCGACGCTGCCAGCCCGCTTTCCCGACGAGGAAAGCATGCCCGAGAAACTCGGCCCCTATCGCCTGATCTCACGCCTCGGCGAAGGCGGCGGCGGTGTGGTCTACGAGGCGGAGCAGGAACATCCCATCCGCCGGCGGGTCGCCCTGAAGATCGTCCGCATGGATGCCGAGAACCCGGGCGCGCTCGTCCGCTTCGACATCGAGCGGCAAGCGCTCGCGTTGATGGATCACCCGAACATCGCCAAGGTCTTCGAGGCCGGCACCACACCGTCGGGAAAACCGTTCTTCGCGATGGAACTCGTCACCGGCGAGCCGATCGTCCGCTATTGCAATCGCCACAAGCTCGATTGCGTCGCACGCCTTGAGCTGTTCGTGCTCGTCTGCAATGCCATCCAGCACGCTCACCAGAAAGGCGTCATCCACCGCGACATCAAGCCGTCGAATATTCTCGTCACCCTGCAGGACGGCACGCACGTCCCGAAGATCATCGACTTCGGCATCGCCAAGTCATCCGGCGTCACCCGAGGCGAAGCGATCACGGCGCATGACCAATTCTTCGGGACTCCCGCCTACATGAGTCCCGAGCAGGTCGCCCTGACCGGCATCGACGTCGATACCCGCAGCGACATCTTCAGCCTCGGCGTGCTGCTCTACGAGCTACTAACAGGAGCCACGCCCATCGATCGCTCCACCACCGCGGAACCCACTTTTTCACAGATCCGGAAATCTCTGCTGACGTGGGAAACGCTCCGGCCATCCGAGATCATCTCGAAGCTGCCGCCCGAGAACCTGCGCACGCTCGCCGCCGAGCGCAGCACTGACTCCTCCTCTCTAGTGAGCTTCGTGAAAGGCGATCTCGACTGGATCGTGATGATGGCGCTCGAGAAGAACCGCATGCGTCGCTATCAGACCGCCAACGGGCTTGCGACCGACATCAAGCGCTTCCTCACCCATCAGCCCATCGCAGCGCGGCCACCCTCGGGTGCCTATGTGCTGACCAAGTTCGTTCAGCGCAATCGCTTCGCTTTCGGCGCCGGAGTGCTGCTCGTGATGCTACTCATCACCGGCCTCGCCATCACGGCTGCCATGTACGAGAGCGAGCGAAAGACCGCGATCGAACAACTCCGGCTGAAGAACGAAGCCCAAGCCGCCCGCAATCAGGAAAGCCGGCTCCGCAAACAGGCGGATGCCAGATCGAATGTCGCCCGTGCAGCCTTCCTACTCGATCAGGGACGCATCGACGAGGCGGACGCCCTGCGACGAGACTACCCCCTCGAATCCATCGAGCCCTCGCTCGAAGCCGCCGCCGTCTTCCGCTCCCTCGGTGACTGGAATTCCGAGCACGGCCGCTGGAATCAATCCCACCAATGCTTTCAGCTTCTTCGCCAGGCCAATCGCCAGGATAACGCGCAGAAGATCCTGCAAGGTGACGACCTCATGGCCATCTCCGCCGCACTGCTGCGGGAAGATGCAGCACAATACCGGGAGTTTCGCGATGAAATGATGGATCGCTACACTCCCGCCGAAGGGCAACAGAAGGCGGAGCACCTCCTGAAAGTCTGCCTCCTCCAGCCTGCGGACTCCGCCATTCTGGAGAAGCTACGCAAGGACGTGGACACCATGGGCGATCCCCGTAAAACGCCCTGCCCTGCCTGGTCTTCACTATCACTGTCGCTCTATTGCCTCCGGAACGGCGACTACGATGAGGCTCTTGATGCCTGCGAAATGGGCATCACCAGCCCCGAGTGCAAGAGCTCCTGCCAGGCATCCCTTGAAGCCGTCGCCGCCATGGCTCACGCCAATGCGGGCCATGCCGACTTGGCAGGAATTTCTCTCCGCAAGGCCCGCGACATCGTCAGGAATTGCGACGGCAAGGACTTCGAACGTGGCAAACCCATCCGTCCCTACTGGTTTGATTGGGCGATCGCCGAGCTTTTGACCAAGGAAGCCGGCGAACGCGTCGAGACCGCCTCGCGGTGA
- a CDS encoding ECF-type sigma factor has protein sequence MGTTTQGPEIRADEFCFSSAELLPVVYDELRRLAAFRLDRDSASKTLQPTALVHEAWIRLSEIDGKMWQSKEHFFNAAAQAMRRILVDRVRAQSRQKRTRPPENLDAGVFEDDSHILLIHDCLTKLEKIDPYSAKVVLLKFYGGLSSEEISEVTGRSMRSVERQWMFAKAKLYRLIQEDQQKE, from the coding sequence ATGGGAACGACGACCCAAGGTCCCGAAATCAGAGCGGACGAGTTTTGCTTCTCTTCCGCCGAATTGCTGCCCGTCGTATACGACGAGCTGCGGCGCTTGGCCGCGTTCCGCCTGGATCGCGATAGCGCCAGCAAGACGCTCCAGCCCACCGCGCTCGTCCACGAGGCGTGGATCCGGCTTTCCGAGATCGATGGGAAGATGTGGCAGAGCAAGGAGCACTTCTTCAATGCCGCCGCGCAGGCCATGAGACGCATCCTCGTGGACCGCGTCCGGGCCCAATCGCGGCAGAAGCGGACACGCCCCCCCGAGAACCTGGACGCCGGCGTGTTCGAAGACGACTCGCACATCCTCCTGATCCACGACTGCCTGACCAAGTTGGAAAAGATCGACCCCTACTCCGCGAAGGTCGTGCTGTTGAAGTTCTACGGCGGACTGAGCAGCGAGGAGATCAGCGAGGTCACCGGCCGCAGTATGCGCTCGGTGGAACGGCAATGGATGTTCGCCAAGGCAAAGCTCTATCGCCTGATTCAGGAAGATCAGCAGAAGGAATAG